A genomic segment from Pleurodeles waltl isolate 20211129_DDA chromosome 9, aPleWal1.hap1.20221129, whole genome shotgun sequence encodes:
- the LOC138259891 gene encoding piggyBac transposable element-derived protein 4-like: MESNNMIEPAPDRGSFSDEDGCAPDSDSEFSVKVESTDDDEEMGRVAMPCPGGSQQDAEGVQATRHEGVYNLRQTDVGQRRRENYAWIPPNMVKTELPPFTVVAGCAVKTENSLPINFFQLFVDDGFLENIVQKTNLHAEQYLREHSAVLQPRSRAHRWTPTTLLEMKQFWGLTLLMGILRKPMLSLYWSSEPMWTTPIFPSTMSRDRFMILQCMLHFTDDTEALPRNHPQCDRLFKIRPILNHFKERFAEVYLPSQNVSVDEPLILYKGRLLNKRYIKSKRALHGIKLYRLCESSSGYTYSLRVYTGRISSMDPSGYPTSLNANEKIVWELACPLFHKGYNVYVHDEYTGVQLFKELFSVGTVACGSIRSNSTGYPKELVCRKLGKEESSALRNNNLLAVKFHDGKDAYILTTIHDESTTLAKVCGQSVEVPKPKCVVDYNLYMGEAVGTEQIVELYNAACKIRSWYKKLAVHIIQIAMYNAYTTYCQVTPGKKNTFLEFELSVISSLIAVEAVAPNVDVVESVARLQDRHFADYIPPTPKKTQPSRRCRVCARRGRRKESRFYCPQCPSKPALCIPTCYKLYHTKENFWELP; this comes from the coding sequence ATGGAATCTAACAATATGATTGAGCCAGCACCCGACAGGGGTTCATTTTCAGATGAAGATGGATGTGCACCAGATTCTGACAGTGAATTTTCTGTAAAGGTGGAATCCACGGATGATGATGAGGAAATGGGTCGTGTGGCAATGCCATGCCCTGGGGGAAGCCAGCAAGATGCTGAAGGTGTGCAGGCAACTAGACATGAAGGTGTATATAACTTGAGGCAAACAGATGTTGGACAGCGCAGAAGGGAGAACTATGCCTGGATACCCCCCAATATGGTCAAGACAGAACTTCCTCCCTTTACAGTAGTTGCTGGTTGTGCAGTTAAAACTGAAAACAGTTTGCCCATTAATTTTTTTCAGTTATTTGTAGATGATGGTTTCCTTGAAAATATTGTGCAGAAAACAAATTTGCACGCAGAGCAGTATTTGCGGGAGCACAGTGCTGTGCTACAGCCTCGTTCTAGGGCACATCGGTGGACTCCAACAACCCTTCTTGAGATGAAACAGTTTTGGGGTCTTACTCTACTGATGGGAATACTACGCAAGCCAATGTTATCTTTATACTGGTCTTCTGAGCCCATGTGGACAACCCCAATTTTCCCATCAACCATGAGTAGAGACCGGTTTATGATTTTACAATGTATGTTGCATTTTACTGATGACACAGAGGCACTTCCAAGAAACCATCCACAGTGTGACCGGCTGTTCAAGATTCGTCCTATTTTAAACCACTTCAAAGAGCGATTTGCAGAGGTTTACCTTCCCAGCCAAAATGTATCAGTTGATGAGCCCCTGATCTTATATAAGGGGCGGCTGTTGAATAAGCGGTATATAAAAAGCAAGAGAGCTTTGCACGGCATTAAGCTCTATAGGCTGTGTGAAAGTTCTTCTGGGTATACATATAGCCTTAGAGTATACACGGGCAGGATATCCAGTATGGATCCCTCTGGTTATCCCACCTCTTTGAATGCCAATGAGAAAATAGTTTGGGAACTTGCCTGTCCACTTTTTCACAAAGGGTATAATGTATATGTTCATGACGAATACACAGGGGTACAGCTCTTCAAAGAGTTGTTCTCTGTGGGCACTGTAGCATGTGGGTCAATCCGGAGTAACAGCACAGGTTATCCTAAGGAACTTGTTTGCAGAAAGCTTGGAAAAGAAGAGAGCAGTGCCTTACGGAACAACAACCTACTGGCTGTCAAATTCCATGACGGAAAGGATGCCTATATTCTCACCaccattcatgatgagagcacaaCATTGGCTAAAGTTTGTGGCCAGTCAGTAgaagttcctaaaccaaaatgtgTTGTGGATTATAACCTGTATATGGGAGAGGCTGTTGGAACTGAGCAAATAGTTGAACTGTACAATGCAGCTTGTAAAATACGCAGCTGGTATAAGAAGCTGGCAGTCCATATTATTCAGATAGCAATGTATAATGCATATACTACCTATTGTCAGGTAACTCCTGGAAAGAAAAATACTTTCCTTGAGTTTGAGTTATCTGTTATCAGCAGCCTCATTGCTGTAGAAGCAGTAGCCCCAAACGTTGATGTTGTGGAAAGTGTGGCCAGGTTgcaagatcgccactttgctgactATATTCCTCCAACGCCAAAGAAGACCCAGCCAAGCAGAAGATGTAGAGTGTGCGCACGGCGTGGAAGGCGCAAGGAGTCTCGTTTCTATTGCCCTCAGTGTCCCTCTAAGCCAGCCCTGTGCATTCCTACATGCTACAAACTGTACCACACAAAGGAAAACTTTTGGGAGCTTCCCTGA